DNA from Solanum stenotomum isolate F172 chromosome 3, ASM1918654v1, whole genome shotgun sequence:
atgtgagacttttgtcattctttaacaccccacctcacgcccagtgcttagcatctggtgtgtgggcaatttttgattttgggggccccaacatcgggtgagacggaccttgctctgataccatgttagaTATCTTGAAGAACAGTTCCCTTTGATTAGGAATGTTCTAGAcgtaaagaagaagaattagagAGAAtgagaaatgaacttcattGCTTAAGAGAAAAACAATTGAATCAGTAATGTGCTACATTTATACAAACTAAGTAGGAATCTTGTTGTAACTAATCTAACCGACTCTTTACTAACTAACCCTCTAACTTCTATTAATTACATACAAACTCTTACTAATTACATGTAGGTCCTATGTAATACCGTCTTCAATATTCTAGAgattaaatacatatttatcaataaaatatctttaaagaTAATGTTCTTAACACTCCTCAAAGCTGGATAACATTAAAATTGGATTTGGCTCCCCTCCATTACCCTTTCCCTCCGTTTCATAAGTAcacatctaaatgaaagacaTGTGTACTATTTAATTGTCAAAGGTCAAGATTATGTTGCATTAACTAGTAGCATAACCATAGTTAAGAAATAAGTTTTGAACAAATAATTTCTTAACTTTGATAAGAAAATTATTCCTACAAATTTTAGAAccgtttgattttattttatatttctatattcaaatatttatattgtaCATTATTTAATTGCTTCCTATGCTAGCAAATTTATTCTTGAATATTAGGTTGAGAAGTAAAAAATGCATAATTAGGCTACTGTGAAAGTATTAGAATTACAAATGTGAAATATTAGATTGAAAATGCATAATTAGAATTACAAATGTGAAagtatcaaaaaaaaaattcttttaaaaaataaaataaaagaaaacatcaATTTAAAGGCAAAATATTTTGTAAGATTACTGTTAGGCTAAATAAACTAAACGTTgttatcattttaatatttaaatataaaataaaattaatgatataaatatatggaTAGTGGATATCAAAAATTGAGAAGAATTAATTATTCGGAGAgatttttttccaaaacttaTTCACTTAACTATGGTTATGATACTAGTTAATGCaatataatcttgacctttaaCAATTAAATAGTACACATGTCTCGCATCTAGATGTGTACTTGACGAAATGGAGGGAAAGGGTAATGGAGGGGAGCCAAATCcattaaaattatgaaaagaagaagaaattatgaaatgggaaaaagttattttcatagattttttatttgagagatCTTGGAGAGAATGATATATTTTTGGGGAAggattgtttttataaaaaatattttaattaattttcggATATTTGCCATCCACAAATATGCTAccaataaagaaagaaagaaatacagAACTCTCATGAGGTGGTTTCTTTAAGTAGATTTAGATTGCACTAGTTATTGGACaagatatttctttttataaagaaaaagtcaaaaaatatatgattcaAAACGAGCCTTATAAATTGTTTGGTAAAGTTTGAGAggtaaaattatttatctttaagataatttttttgaaagaaaaggagGTAAGTTGAAAGAAATCAAACTCAAAAGGGAGATTtatgttgctttattttttatcttttttttctagGTATAATGACTTGGTAGGTAAATTCTGTGACTTGACAGATTTTattgataaaagaaaatatatttcatcTGGGTCAATCTGAGGAattgtttgaattttgagagtcaaaataatttaactttgacAGTAAATTTGGACATGAattttaattatacatatttgACACCATATAAAAAGTACATTTACGTCacactaattaataattcaaaattttatgataaaaaacttaattatttgtattcttgaattgcgagaaagaaaataaataatttttggtaAAGATTTACTCCATTATAATTGGTTGAGTAGCTACTGGGACCACTACATGTTTAAAACATGGCAAGGAATATGAGTGTGTGATCACTCTATAAATAGAAGGCTTCATTAGTATAGAGAAAACACAAGCAATAAAATCAGTAGCTTAAACAAGATGAAGtgtttatttttgttatgtttgtGTTTGGTTCCCATTGTGGTGTTTTCATCAACTTTCACTTCCCAAAATCTCATTGACCTACCCAGTGAATCTCCTCTACCTAAGCCGGTACTTGACACAAATGGTAAAGAACTCAATCCTAATTCGAGTTATCGCATTATTTCCATTGGTAGGGGTGCCTTAGGTGGTGATGTATACCTAGGAAAGTCCCCAAATTCAGATGCCCCTTGTCCAGATGGCGTATTCCGTTACAATTCCGATGTTGGACCTAGCGGTACACCCGTTAGATTCATTCCTTTATCTGGAGCAAATATCTTTGAAGATCAACTACTTAACATACAATTCAATATTCCAACAGTGAGATTGTGTGTTAGTTATACAATTTGGAAAGTCGGAAATCTAAATGCATATTTTAGGACGATGTTGTTGGAGACGGGAGGAACCATAGGGCAAGCAGATAGCACCTATTTCAAGATTGTTAAATCATCAATACGTGGTTACAACTTATTGTATTGCCCTATTACTCGCCCCCCTATTGTTTGTCCATTTTGTCGTGATGATGACTTCTGTGCAAACGTGGGTGTAGTTATTCAAAAAGGAAGAAGGCGTTTGGCTCTTGTCAACGAAAATCCTCTTGATGTCAACTTCCAGGAAGTCTAGCTAGACTATATGTTTTAGCTACtatgttatgttgtaaaataAACACCTGCTAAggtatatctatatattttagCATGGCTTTCTAAATAAATTATCTTCTTTATCTGGAGCGTTTGCTTATACACacaatatagaaaaaatagactacttaataatgaaataatatcacaaaaatagaaaatgtgtgAACAAAGTTCTacctgaaaattaaaaaaaaaaaaagttacataaTATGTTGGATTACTGATCTTAGTGGTGGTGGTTGAGGCGGCGAGGTCTGAAGAGAAAGAAGGAGGGTCGGGATGGGGGTTTCAAAGAAGGAGAATGAGGTGGAGGGTTCAAAGGAGAAGGAAAAGATGATGCAACTGGTGGTTGAGGGTGGGAGGGGTGGTGGGGTGTTAGTAAGATGAAAGGGTGGTAGGGtatgaggaagatgaagaaaataaagatcCGGTTtattaatctatttatttttattcttattttatttagtaactctttatttatattttttctaaggAACTATTTGCTATCCCATTTAGGGATTTTGTGTTCTCAGCTTCTCTCTGGGATTTTTGTTTTTAGTGTTATtggctaaaaagaaaaaaaattgggtcacttattctttttctcttaaattttttatttttatgcacCATTTGgatgtatttaaattaacttaaaaagAGATTAGGAGGGTAAACAATTAAGTTAAAATGTTAAAAGTAAGTTTTTATGCAAAGTTCAAAagaatttttatgaatttttctatattatatattaaaaagggtatactttaaaaatatttgactccTAGATAAATACTCTgacttgagttttttttttttttttttgatacaaGATAGCAGTACATGTCTTTTGTtataatttatgtggtacaatttaaattttaagagtCAGACAGTTTAATTTTGATTGTATATTTAGgcatgaaatcttcaaaaaaaaatttaaaaataaattatacatatttgaacactatataaaaagtactataagtaacgacaattgataattcaagatatttaaaatatacatgaaaaaaattacgaTCAAAGAAATACTcatttgaattcttgaaattcaaaaaatatcacataaattataaCGGagagaataaataattttggtaaagaattttttataattgaataaCCATTTAAGTAATTTACTCGGAATAACGACAAAGCTAAAGAACAATATTCATAGAGATGACAATGGAACGTAGCGAGCTTAGACATACGCGGGGCAGGGCGGGGTGGGATAGGGTGggttaaaactaatttttttaaggcCAAAGCGGGTGCGAGGTGGGGTGGGTTTGAAAGAACCCAGACCATTTATCTTTTTGAATTCTCAGTTATGTGTCTTTCTTGAGTCCCAAAAAAGAGAAACTTACTGATTAataaacatttttattatttgagtCTAAATCTGTTAATTATTATGTCAAATGTGATTTGATTAGTCAAAAACGTAAAGTTGTTGAGGTAATAAACAGGATAAAAATGGGTGATATTATTATTAAGGATAACTAGTTAAAAGAATGTCAttagattcttttttttttttagtttataaagGACCACATACATTCTGTGATTTCATTCAAGGACAAAAAGATCAACATCCATACTTAAAAGAACAATTTCAGTTAAAAATTTGTGCAAATAAGTCACTAGGATAATTTAGTTGTAGCTGAATTTTTTTACAGTTAATAACATTATACGATGCTAATAACATAAGTATTGTATTTTAGTTAGTTAACAAAATGAAGGGTAAAAGAATCGGGCGGGTCTATACAGGACGGGGCAGAGcgaattgaaaatttaaaatattgctAGTCAAGCCAGGGTGGGGGCagattaaattttgtaaaaattataggaaccacatattataagtattaaataacatcctatcccttctagttttctatttaccaaaaatcccttaaaaatgatgtttgcgggatacatagttttgtgcacgggatacattaggtttgatacattccacatagcgggatacatagcgttgtgcacgggatacattatgtttgatacattccacatagcgggatacatagcgttgtgcacgggatacatgcgggatacatagcgttgtgcacgggatacatgcaggatacatagcgttgtgcacgggatacatagcgtttgatacgtTCCACATAGCGGGtcacatagcgttgtgcacgggatacatgcgggatacataggtaaataagggatttttgaaaattttgaaataagtagggatacatggatattaaggtaagtaaagaagtgtagttaagtaatttgtccttaaATTTTTTTACGAATTAAACTCAATCTGCTCCGACTTCGTCCTACTTCatcccattgccatccctaaacATTAACATTTAAAACATGGCAAATAATATGAGAGTGATCACTCTAGTGGGTACAACTATTTGCCAATTTGGAAAGAGGCGTTTGGCTCTCGTGAACGAGTACGACTACTCACTTAATTTCAACTTTGAGAAGTCCACAACTAATTAACCATTAATGCCTGCTACTCTATATGTTTTAGGGTACATAATAagattgttaaaaataaatttttatgtaGGAAAAATAAACTCCAACaaataaaatagggaaaattgctcggatggtaagcacccctcacttccaatcggaaggttgcgagttcgagtcaccaagtgagcaaaaggggtgggagctcctaggaagggtaaaaaaaaaaaaaaactccaacaaataaaatagggaaaattgtatataatagcaaattattaattcaaatcaaATGTTATAGccacagtttgatttaattgtaacccgtaACAAACTGTTGTCATTTGCCTCTCTCCCTGAAATTCTCGCTCGccagtctctccctcgcctctctcagtTTATActaacacaaatgtataaattgtgtttctgtttgtatacaacgagagaaaattgtatatacatatgcaaatacatatatcttcgtcctatacattcataattatacaatacaaatcttCCCCGGCCCAgctctcttttgcctttctctctttcttgctttatacaaacacagattatacaaaatacaatgtataatttgtgtttgtataaagcgagagagagggatttgatatacaaacgttttatttcgattcaattgtatacaaattcaaattttatgcagatatacaaacacataaaattgaattgaggGGCTGCgagcgatttatacaaacaagAGGCTGCCAACAACTTATACAAATGAGAGGCTGCCAACgattttatacaaatctgatgcCCCCAATCATTTATACAATTTGATGCtccatatagcaaacataaaagtttgttatggagcgcaattatgcaaaccatagttataacatactatgatttttatgtttgctaaatgtgaaagttgcttaataaaatatgaatattttatggaaaaattactgaaatacacgTCTTATGTTTCCCTTATTTCCAATATccccttctatttctaaaaacctctaaaatcccttatttctttaatgtatccgagctacatattaatgtatccgagccaatattttaatgtatccgagctgcatattgttatgccgtaattttactatctttaacaaaatcactttttgaaatgttctaattataaaacaatttgagaaaaatacttagaaaagagtcgacacttaattttttaaagaaattaagaaaacttaatttaaaaaggcTTTAACAGATAAACctttaaaaatttagagaaaattgatAAGAAGTTCTAATTTCTACTCTAAGAAGGTATTAGCACTTAAAGTagccgctaacatgcggttatcctacgacttgactaaaataattttttgacctAAATCTTTGAGAAagtgatttaacataaaaaataataatttacaatatttgattaactttgagaaaataattaaataaagaacattttttattcttcaagCTAAAGGAACTTTAATTGAAACATTTCAATTGAATTACAAGTTATTAGACTTTTAACAAATTTACACTAATTAAACTTATTtgaattgttttaaaaataataatttgaaccattttgataaattaaagcatgaaactattttaaatcaattgataaataaataaataaaactttgaCGAACTTTTTGCGAAAAtgactaaataaaaaaaagaaagagaacatttttgaagttcatttgagaaaaatactttaacttaaaaCTGTTTTAAAATGAGTATAATATGATTAAGTGAAGAGGCATTAAAACATATCTTTTAAGAACAAaagatttaacttaattaaaatgtataatttgaccaacatatttgattaataaaaaataaaataaaaatattaaatttaaccaacacaaagaaaataacttatcTTTTGGGGAACCTAATTAGGTTAATTAAtaattctaaagttagagttgAATGAAAACACcataataaataatcacaattaaataatttaaaagtaaaggAGAAATTAAATTTGGGCCCTTCTTGGGCCTGCTGCAATTGTGTTTGGGCTTTGGCCCTATTTTTCCCCTTGAAAACCTGTATATATACAAGGCGTATATTACTGTATATGGACCATATGTCGGCCCTTTTCGCTGTATATAAGACTTTATATCACCCCTATACAGCCTAAATGACTTTCCGAGGACCTGTATTTTGCACCAGACCTGCGCTTTGCTGTTTTAGAACGGTATATCACTGTATAATGAGTGTATATAGCAAGTATACAGCTCCCCTTTTGGGGCTTTTGAGATCTGCAATTTTAGTTTCCAACCCTGTTTGCTACTTTCAATCTGTCCATCTTCTCTGCTTGACTCAAGAGgaagaaaaatgaatttagacCTTTATGGCCTATTTCAAAATGCAATGGAGGAGGGAAAAGCGTCCACAATGGACTCAGTGGGAATTCACATACAACAACGGAAAAGAGGAAATATATTAGTGTAGGTTCAAATGACGTGAGAAaaagaacatatttaaaatttcaatatgaTCAACATGCACCAAAATAAATTGTGCTAAGCAGGGGATCTAGATGACTTTGGTGGAAT
Protein-coding regions in this window:
- the LOC125858214 gene encoding aspartic protease inhibitor 10, translated to MKCLFLLCLCLVPIVVFSSTFTSQNLIDLPSESPLPKPVLDTNGKELNPNSSYRIISIGRGALGGDVYLGKSPNSDAPCPDGVFRYNSDVGPSGTPVRFIPLSGANIFEDQLLNIQFNIPTVRLCVSYTIWKVGNLNAYFRTMLLETGGTIGQADSTYFKIVKSSIRGYNLLYCPITRPPIVCPFCRDDDFCANVGVVIQKGRRRLALVNENPLDVNFQEV